One Gossypium raimondii isolate GPD5lz chromosome 3, ASM2569854v1, whole genome shotgun sequence genomic window carries:
- the LOC105795444 gene encoding O-fucosyltransferase 6, whose translation MMLTNLKQLMFSLKMKRKKRERNNILLHGSNDICVELNRILWRKRHRIFSLVSFVSGCLILLLFAVSVFSPPPAANLLFLPPHSLVRKEIAAVESNAVFQVPTSGGDLDRGLWSTSRSKLYYGCSNASNKFQTADMKTYPNRYLLISTSGGLNQQRTGIVDSVVAAYILNATLVVPRLDQRSYWKDASGFAEIFNVDRFISSLSRDVKIIKELPLKGGQPWIPRRMAVPRKCNERCYQTRVLPVLTKKQAIELRKFDYRLSNRLETDLQKLRCRVNYHALTFTDPILDMGKLLVERMRMKAKHFIALHLRFEPDMLAFTGCYYGGGDKERRELGKIRRRWKALHASNPEKMRRQGRCPLTPEEIGLMLRALGFGSDVHIYVASGEVYGGEETLAPLKALFPNFHSKETIATEAELAPFSSFSSRMAALDYIVCDESDVFVSNNNGNMVRMIAGRRRYFGHKPTIRPNAKKLYKLFMARNNMTWEEFATKVQAFQVGFMGAPKEVKPGRGEFHENPTSCICETTGTETIQKETQEEDHENDNNGRDTAEVNDEQDPIEEDLDWIEDDYSDNIKDLPDTDSNVLTKQEQPEVEELFSD comes from the exons ATGATGCTGACGAATCTGAAACAGCTTATGTTCTCTCTGAAAATGAAACGAAAGAAGAGAGAACGTAACAATATCCTCCTTCACGGTTCAAATGATATTTGCGTCGAGCTTAATCGGATTCTATGGCGGAAACGGCACCGTATCTTCTCCCTCGTATCCTTCGTCTCCGGTTGTCTCATCCTTTTATTGTTCGCCGTCTCGGTTTTCTCTCCTCCTCCCGCCGCCAACCTTCTCTTCCTTCCTCCGCACTCTTTG GTGAGGAAAGAAATAGCGGCCGTGGAGTCCAATGCGGTGTTTCAGGTTCCG ACAAGTGGAGGAGATTTAGATCGTGGTTTATGGAGTACGAGTCGATCAAAGCTCTATTATGGATGCAGTAACGCCTCTAACAAGTTTCAAA CTGCTGATATGAAAACATATCCCAACCGGTACTTATTGATCTCCACCAGTGGAGGGTTAAATCAACAAAGAACAGGG ATTGTAGATTCTGTTGTTGCAGCATATATTCTAAATGCAACTTTGGTTGTTCCTAGGCTGGATCAACGTTCTTATTGGAAAGATGCCAG TGGTTTTGCTGAAATATTCAATGTCGATCGGTTCATTTCATCGCTCTCTCGAGATGTCAAAATAATCAAAGAGTTACCACTCAAGGGAGGTCAACCTTGGATACCACGTCGCATGGCTGTTCCGAGGAAATGCAATGAGAGATGTTATCAGACTCGTGTTCTACCTGTTCTAACTAAGAAGCAA GCTATTGAGCTTAGAAAATTCGATTATCGGCTTTCGAATCGGTTGGAAACTGATTTACAAAAGCTTAGATGTAGGGTAAATTACCATGCTTTAACATTCACAGATCCCATTCTTGATATGGGTAAACTCTTGGTTGAAAGGATGAGGATGAAAGCTAAGCATTTTATAGCATTGCACTTGAG GTTCGAACCTGATATGCTTGCATTCACCGgatgttattatggtggaggagATAAAGAAAGGAGGGAACTTGGGAAAATCCGGAGGAGGTGGAAAGCTTTACAT GCGAGCAACCCCGAAAAGATGAGAAGGCAAGGCAGATGTCCGCTAACTCCAGAGGAAATTGGTTTAATGTTGAGAGCATTGGGGTTCGGAAGTGACGTTCACATTTACGTGGCGTCCGGTGAAGTATATGGAGGTGAAGAGACGTTAGCCCCACTCAAAGCATTGTTCCCTAATTTTCATTCGAAAGAAACTATAGCCACTGAGGCGGAGTTAGCaccattttcaagtttttccagTCGAATGGCCGCATTGGATTACATTGTTTGCGACGAAAGCGATGTTTTCGTCTCGAACAATAATGGAAACATGGTTAGAATGATAGCTGGTCGAAG GAGATACTTCGGACATAAACCAACAATCCGACCAAACGCAAAGAAACTATACAAATTGTTCATGGCACGAAACAACATGACATGGGAAGAATTTGCTACTAAGGTTCAAGCTTTTCAAGTAGGTTTCATGGGAGCACCAAAAGAAGTGAAACCAGGTAGAGGTGAGTTCCATGAAAACCCGACTAGCTGTATATGTGAAACTACAGGAACCGAAACTATTCAAAAAGAAACACAAGAAGAAGACCATGAAAATGACAACAATGGAAGAGATACAGCTGAAGTAAATGATGAACAAGATCCTATTGAGGAAGATCTAGATTGGATCGAAGATGATTATTCAGACAACATTAAAGACCTGCCTGATACAGACAGCAATGTATTAACAAAACAAGAACAACCTGAAGTGGAAGAGTTGTTTTCAGATTAA
- the LOC105795445 gene encoding glycerol-3-phosphate acyltransferase 9 has protein sequence MSSGKGGELIPSSSELDLDRPNIEDYLPSGSSIHEPLGKLRLCDLLDISPTLTEAAGAIVDDSFTRCFKSNPPEPWNWNVYLFPLWCCGVVIRYLILFPVRVIVLTVGWIIFLSCFIPVHLLLKGHDKLQKNMERALVELICSFFVASWTGVINYHGPRPSMRPKQVFVANHTSMIDFIILEQMSSFAVIMQKHPGWVGLLQSTILESVGCIWFNRTEAKDRETVTKKLREHSQGVDNNPLLIFPEGTCVNNQYSVMFKKGAFELGCTICPIAIKYNKIFVDAFWNSRKQSFTMHLLQLMTSWAVVCDVWYLEPQNLRPDETPIEFAERVRDIISVRAGLKKVPWDGYLKYSRPSPKHREQKQQSFAESVLRRLEEN, from the exons ATGAGCAGTGGTAAAGGAGGGGAGCTGATCCCATCAAGCTCCGAATTGGACTTGGATCGACCCAACATTGAAGATTATCTCCCTTCCGGATCCTCCATTCACGAGCCCCTCGGCAAGCTTCGCCT ATGCGATTTACTCGATATTTCTCCTACTTTAACTGAAGCTGCTGGTGCCATTGTTGAT GATTCGTTCACGCGATGTTTTAAGTCGAATCCTCCCGAACCGTGGAACTGGAATGTGTATTTGTTTCCTCTTTGGTGTTGTGGTGTGGTAATCCGATACTTGATTTTATTCCCTGTGAG GGTTATAGTTTTGACAGTAGGATGGATAATATTTCTGTCATGCTTCATCCCTGTACACCTCCTACTCAAAGGGCACGATAAGTTGCAAAAAAATATGGAG AGGGCTTTGGTGGAGTTAATCTGCAGCTTCTTTGTTGCATCCTGGACTGGAGTGATTAATTACCATGGGCCGCGGCCTAGCATGCGGCCCAAGCAG GTGTTTGTGGCCAATCATACATCTATGATCGATTTCATCATATTAGAACAGATGAGTTCATTTGCTGTCATTATGCAGAAGCACCCTGGATGGGTTG GACTACTGCAGAGCACTATTTTAGAGAGTGTAGGATGTATTTGGTTTAACCGTACTGAGGCAAAAGATCGGGAAACTGTAACAAAGAA GTTAAGGGAACACAGTCAAGGTGTTGACAATAATCCTCTTCTCATATTTCCTGAAGGGACCTGTGTAAACAATCAATACAGTGTTATGTTTAAGAAG GGTGCATTCGAACTTGGTTGCACAATTTGCCCGATTGCAATAAAGTACAACAAAATTTTTGTTGATGCATTTTGGAATAGCCGAAA GCAGTCCTTCACAATGCATCTGTTGCAGCTTATGACATCATGGGCCGTTGTTTGTGATGTGTGGTACCTTGAGCCGCAGAATCTAAGACCTGACGAAACACCAATTGAATTTGCAGAGAG GGTCAGAGACATAATATCCGTTCGAGCAGGTCTTAAGAAGGTTCCATGGGatggttatttgaagtactctCGCCCTAGCCCCAAGCATAGAGAGCAAAA ACAACAAAGCTTTGCCGAATCGGTGCTTCGGAGGCTGGAAGAAAATTGA
- the LOC105795446 gene encoding protein LAZ1 isoform X1, with amino-acid sequence MKITDDLLSYSPPFWATFIAGLLLVITLTLSIYLIFEHLASYKNPEEQKFLIGVILMVPCYSIESFVSLVNPSISVDCSILRDCYESFAMYCFGRYLVACLGGEERTIQFMERLGYASSLTPLLDLDCDKGTVKHPFPMNYFLKPWKLGQWFYQVIKFGIVQYMIIKLLTALLAVIFEAFGVYCEGEFKWGCGYPYMAVVLNFSQSWALYCLIQFYTVTKDELAYIKPLAKFLTFKSIVFLTWWQGVAIALFSALGLFRSPIAESLQLKSSVQDFIICIEMAIASVVHIYVFPSEPYKLMGDRVPGSVSVLGDYASVDSPLDPDEVRDSERPTKLRLPQPDIEARGGMTIKESMKDVFIGGGEYIVNDVKFTVNQAVEPVEKGINKFNEKLHKISENIKKHGKDKKKTKDDSFITPSARTVIRGIDDPFLNGSMSDSAVARGKKHRGKSGYTKEKSGHTSGESGGESSSDPSYGRYQIRGHRWVTKD; translated from the exons ATGAAGATTACGGATGATCTATTGAGTTATTCGCCTCCTTTTTGGGCGACTTTTATAGCTGGATTGCTTTTAGTCATTACGCTTACTCTTTCAATATATCTCATCTTCGAGCACCTCGCTTCTTACAAAAATCCGGag GAGCAGAAATTTTTAATCGGAGTTATTCTTATGGTTCCTTGCTATTCCATAGAATca TTTGTATCACTGGTGAATCCATCAATCAGTGTTGATTGTTCAATACTACGTGATTGCTATGAATCGTTTGCCATGTATTGCTTTGGAAGATACCTTGTTGCTTGCTTAG GTGGCGAAGAGAGGACTATTCAATTCATGGAAAGACTAGGGTATGCAAGTTCTTTAACTCCACTATTGGACCTCGATTGTGATAAGGGAACTGTTAAGCACCCTTTTCCAATGAATTATTTCCTAAAACCATGGAAACTTGGTCAATGGTTTTACCAGGTTATCAAGTTCGGCATTGTCCAATAT ATGATAATCAAGTTATTGACTGCACTTTTAGCGGTaatttttgaagcttttggtgTATATTGTGAAGGAGAATTCAAATGGGGATGTGG GTATCCTTATATGGCTGTGGTTCTTAATTTCAGTCAATCATGGGCTTTGTActgtttaattcaattttatactGTCACAAAGGATGAACTGGCATACATAAAGCCTTTGGCCAAGTTTTTGACATTTAAATCAATCGTGTTCTTAACTTGGTGGCAAGGCGTGGCGATCGCCCTTTTTTCTGCTCTTGGTCTGTTTAGAAGTCCAATTGCCGAAAGCTTGCAGCTTAAGTCAAGCGTCCAAGACTTCATAATTTGTATAGAG ATGGCCATTGCTTCTGTTGTTCACATATACGTTTTCCCATCTGAACCTTATAAACTAATGGGAGATCGTGTTCCTGGAAGTGTTTCAGTCCTTGGAGACTATGCATCTGTTGATTCCCCTCTGGATCCTGATGAGGTTAGGGACAGTGAAAGACCCACAAAGCTACGCCTGCCTCAGCCCGACATAGAGGCTCGAGGTGGAATGACCATCAAAGAAAGTATGAAGGATGTATTCATTGGTGGTGGTGAATAT ATTGTAAACGATGTAAAATTTACGGTAAACCAAGCAGTTGAGCCTGTTGAGAAGGGGATCAACAAGTTCAATGAGAAACTACATAAAATCTCTGAAAACATAAAGAAGCATGGCAAAGACAAGAAAAAGACGAAGGATGATAGTTTCATTACCCCATCCGCACGGACGGTAATTCGTGGTATAGATGATCCCTTCTTAAATGGTAGTATGAGTGATAGCGCGGTTGCAAGGGGAAAGAAACATCGTGGAAAATCCGGATATACCAAGGAAAAATCAGGACATACAAGCGGGGAAAGCGGAGGAGAAAGCAGTAGCGATCCGAGCTATGGTAGATATCAGATTAGGGGCCATAGATGGGTTACAAAGGATTAA
- the LOC105795446 gene encoding protein LAZ1 isoform X2: protein MKITDDLLSYSPPFWATFIAGLLLVITLTLSIYLIFEHLASYKNPEEQKFLIGVILMVPCYSIESFVSLVNPSISVDCSILRDCYESFAMYCFGRYLVACLGGEERTIQFMERLGYASSLTPLLDLDCDKGTVKHPFPMNYFLKPWKLGQWFYQVIKFGIVQYMIIKLLTALLAVIFEAFGVYCEGEFKWGCGYPYMAVVLNFSQSWALYCLIQFYTVTKDELAYIKPLAKFLTFKSIVFLTWWQGVAIALFSALGLFRSPIAESLQLKSSVQDFIICIERRWPLLLLFTYTFSHLNLIN, encoded by the exons ATGAAGATTACGGATGATCTATTGAGTTATTCGCCTCCTTTTTGGGCGACTTTTATAGCTGGATTGCTTTTAGTCATTACGCTTACTCTTTCAATATATCTCATCTTCGAGCACCTCGCTTCTTACAAAAATCCGGag GAGCAGAAATTTTTAATCGGAGTTATTCTTATGGTTCCTTGCTATTCCATAGAATca TTTGTATCACTGGTGAATCCATCAATCAGTGTTGATTGTTCAATACTACGTGATTGCTATGAATCGTTTGCCATGTATTGCTTTGGAAGATACCTTGTTGCTTGCTTAG GTGGCGAAGAGAGGACTATTCAATTCATGGAAAGACTAGGGTATGCAAGTTCTTTAACTCCACTATTGGACCTCGATTGTGATAAGGGAACTGTTAAGCACCCTTTTCCAATGAATTATTTCCTAAAACCATGGAAACTTGGTCAATGGTTTTACCAGGTTATCAAGTTCGGCATTGTCCAATAT ATGATAATCAAGTTATTGACTGCACTTTTAGCGGTaatttttgaagcttttggtgTATATTGTGAAGGAGAATTCAAATGGGGATGTGG GTATCCTTATATGGCTGTGGTTCTTAATTTCAGTCAATCATGGGCTTTGTActgtttaattcaattttatactGTCACAAAGGATGAACTGGCATACATAAAGCCTTTGGCCAAGTTTTTGACATTTAAATCAATCGTGTTCTTAACTTGGTGGCAAGGCGTGGCGATCGCCCTTTTTTCTGCTCTTGGTCTGTTTAGAAGTCCAATTGCCGAAAGCTTGCAGCTTAAGTCAAGCGTCCAAGACTTCATAATTTGTATAGAG CGCAGATGGCCATTGCTTCTGTTGTTCACATATACGTTTTCCCATCTGAACCTTATAAACTAA
- the LOC105795447 gene encoding U-box domain-containing protein 15, with product MESPIPTDLSSSEVLGDCEVAAAAAVVRELMEVIETVGSYAGFRKTQRKDCLNLVRRLKLLVPLLEEIKDQVGNPLGVSGMDSLVSLKKALLGAKKLLKNCNHGSKIYLAMESEAVLSRFHGVYDKLNQALDGMPYDELGVSVEVKEQVELMRMQLKRAKRRTDTQDMELAMDMMVVFSKTDDRNADIAILERLANKLELHTIADLRAETAAIRKLVKHRGGHNETVQQILDLLGKFKLIVGIDETVSLDGPISTRTLRRCQSSLIPNEFLCPITLEIMTDPVIVATGQTYERESITKWLNSNHRTCPKTGQTLDHLSLAPNFALRNLILQWCEKNNFELPKKDTYPSSDTYSADLMEQISLLVKDLSSSHPNVRRDAVMKVRMLSKENPENRISIANTGGIPGLVQLLYYPDSKIQEHAVTALLNLSIDETNKRLIAREGAIKAIIEILQNGTDEARENSAAALFSLSMLNENKIHVGNFNGIPPLVSLLQNGTIRGKKDAATALFNLSLNQANKSKAIKAGIIPPLLRLLDDKNLDMVDEALSILLLLVSHPEGRNEIGRLSFVETLVGIIRSGTPKNKECAVSVLLELGLNNSSLTLAALQFGVYEPLREIAINGTNRAQRKANSLLHHMSKCEHIP from the exons ATGGAGAGCCCGATTCCGACGGATTTGAGTTCATCGGAAGTTTTGGGAGACTGTGAAgtggcggcggcggcggcggtgGTTAGGGAATTGATGGAAGTGATAGAGACCGTTGGATCTTACGCTGGATTTAGGAAGACTCAAAGGAAGGATTGCTTGAATTTAGTGAGGAGATTGAAGCTTTTGGTTCCATTGTTGGAGGAGATTAAAGATCAGGTCGGTAACCCATTGGGTGTTTCGGGTATGGATTCTCTGGTTAGTTTGAAGAAAGCATTGCTTGGAGCAAAGAAATTGTTGAAGAATTGTAACCATGGAAGCAAGATATATTTG GCAATGGAAAGTGAAGCAGTGCTGTCTAGATTTCATGGtgtttatgataaattaaaCCAAGCGCTTGATGGGATGCCTTATGATGAACTTGGAGTTTCAGTTGAAGTGAAAGAGCAA GTTGAGCTAATGAGAATGCAACTTAAAAGGGCAAAGAGGCGAACCGATACACAAGATATGGAATTAGCAATGGATATGATGGTCGTTTTCTCGAAAACTGATGATCGAAATGCAGACATTGCTATACTCGAAAGACTAGCAAACAAGCTCGAGTTGCATACAATTGCGGATTTGAGAGCCGAAACTGCAGCTATCCGAAAACTTGTGAAACATAGAGGTGGACACAATGAAACCGTACAGCAAATCTTAGACCTTTTGGGAAAGTTCAAACTAATCGTGGGGATCGATGAGACCGTTTCGCTCGATGGTCCGATTTCGACGAGAACTCTTCGGAGGTGTCAATCTTCATTGATACCTAATGAATTTCTTTGCCCCATTACATTGGAGATTATGACAGATCCTGTTATTGTGGCAACTGGACAG ACCTACGAAAGAGAAAGTATTACAAAGTGGCTAAACTCGAACCATCGAACCTGTCCAAAGACTGGACAGACCTTGGATCACTTGTCTCTAGCACCAAATTTCGCACTCCGTAACCTTATTCTCCAATGGTGTGAGAAGAACAACTTTGAGCTGCCAAAGAAGGATACCTACCCGTCTTCCGATACCTATTCAGCCGACCTCATGGAACAAATCTCCTTGTTGGTTAAAGATCTATCTTCAAGCCACCCAAACGTGAGACGAGACGCGGTCATGAAAGTCCGAATGCTATCGAAAGAAAACCCGGAGAACCGAATTTCCATCGCCAACACAGGAGGAATCCCGGGTTTAGTTCAGCTATTGTACTATCCAGACTCCAAGATCCAAGAACACGCAGTCACTGCACTATTGAACTTATCAATTGATGAAACAAACAAAAGGCTCATTGCTAGAGAAGGTGCCATTAAAGCCATCATCGAGATCCTTCAAAACGGCACCGATGAAGCTCGAGAAAACTCCGCAGCGGCTTTATTCAGCTTATCGATGCTTAACGAAAACAAAATTCATGTGGGAAACTTCAATGGGATCCCACCATTAGTAAGCCTTCTTCAAAATGGTACCATCAGAGGCAAAAAAGATGCTGCCACTGCACTCTTTAACTTGTCTTTAAACCAAGCCAACAAGTCCAAAGCCATTAAAGCCGGCATTATCCCACCATTGCTTCGTTTGCTCGACGATAAGAACTTGGACATGGTCGATGAGGCGCTCTCAATCTTGTTGCTTCTCGTGTCACATCCTGAAGGACGGAATGAGATCGGACGGTTGTCGTTTGTTGAGACATTGGTGGGAATTATTAGGAGCGGGACACCGAAGAACAAAGAATGTGCCGTTTCAGTACTCTTGGAACTCGGGTTGAATAATTCGTCGCTTACATTGGCTGCACTTCAGTTCGGTGTTTATGAACCGTTGAGAGAGATCGCCATTAATGGGACAAATCGAGCTCAAAGGAAAGCTAATTCATTGTTGCACCATATGAGTAAGTGTGAACATATTCCTTGA